The following nucleotide sequence is from bacterium.
TGTCGTCCAGAATTTCTTCAACCGAACCTCTTGCAATCCTGCAAAATCGTATATTCTCCTGATAATGCCAACGTCCATGTCCTTCTACGATGTTGTTCGTGACTGAGATAATCGCCTTTCTCATCTGCGGGTCTAAACAATAGCGCTCCTCAGATGGAAGCTGTTTAATGAGCTTGTAAACATTTTGTCGGAACTTAAGTGCCAGTTGATAAAGCTCAAAATCATCCAGCCGATACTTATCGTCATTCATACCCACCTCACAGGCACTTAGACACCCAGACACCAGACCACCTGATTTGTGGATCAATCATAGATGTCGTTGTAGGGTAAATATACAATGACTTTACAATC
It contains:
- a CDS encoding four helix bundle protein, producing MNDDKYRLDDFELYQLALKFRQNVYKLIKQLPSEERYCLDPQMRKAIISVTNNIVEGHGRWHYQENIRFCRIARGSVEEILDDINVCMDEGYGEKSVSVQLRKEGYELIAKVNSYIGYLRRCKQGMEEEQSGGQTPRHQTPIPQSI